The Candidatus Methylomirabilota bacterium genomic sequence GTCGAGCCGCCCCTTCTCCTCCTGGCGCTGGCGCAGGGCGAGGGCGTCCTTGATCTTGCGTGCGAGGCGCGCGACCACCGCCTTCATCTGCGCCACCTCGTCCGGCGAGAGCGCGAAGAGCGGCTTGTCGGTCAGCACCTCGCGCGTGAGCTTCTCGCCCTGCCGGTAGGCCCGGCGCTCGAGCTCGCGCTCGACGTGCTGGCGGATCATGCGCCGGAAGGCCTCGAGGCGCAGGTCGAGGTAGTTGCGGATCCGCGCGAGCATACCCGGGTCCATGCCCTGGGCCTCGAGCAGCTGCATGATGCGCGAAAGATCGCGCTCGATGGCCTCCCAATCGAACTTGTCGTAGATGCGCCGCGAGAAGTAGCCGATCTGCAGGAAGTACATCAGCCGCTCGAGCCCGGCGCCCTGCCCCTGGCCGCGGATGGCCATCTCCATGTCCGTGCCCTCGCCGCGGAGCATGAGCTCGGTCAGCTCGTCCATCTCCATGTTCTCCTGCGCCATGAGCTGGTCGAGCATCTGCTGGATGCGCGGGTCCTCCGGTCCGAGCGCCTTCTTGAGGCCGGCGCCGAGCGCCTCCAGGTCGAGGAAGTAGAGATCGAAGAGGCGGTCGAAGGTCGGCAGGTCCCGCGACTCCTTGACGAGCGTGGATGCCAGGGCGGCCTTGAAGGTGTCGCGGTGCTCGAGACCGATTTCCGAGGTGGCCGACAGCGCGTCCATCGCCTCGCTCGGGGAGATGCGAAGCTCCGCCCTCCGAAGATCGCCAATAAATTCCAGGATCCGCTGGTCCATCGGCTACCTAGAAAACGTGACCCAGGAGGATTTGAAAACGTCTTCGCCGCCGTCGCGGGTGATGGGGCAGAGCCGCCCGTCCTCGAGGCGCAGGAGACCGTGGAAGGACCCGGGGGCGATGAAGTGCGTCATCTTGAGCTTCCACCCCAGCCCCTCCCCCGGCGCTTCTTCCTCGCGCTCAGCGACGCGGGTGACGTCGGGCGCGTCGCCGACGAGGTGCAGGACGCGCACCGGCCCCTCCGAGCAGCGGAGCCCCAGCACAACCTTGTAGGCCGGATCCTGGCGGGAGGTCTCCACGGTCATCTCGCCGGGCTGCAGCAGGTGCGGCACTGCCTCGGGCATGGCGGCGCGAAAGAACTCCCGAGGGGCCGGGTGCGTGTAGTAAAAGTGCCAGCGCCCGGCCGCGTAAATCCAGAGCTTGGAGTACTCTCCGAGCGCCGCCGAGACGCACCGCCCGCCCTCGATGAAGACGGGCCCGCCCGGCCCGAGCTCGGGCAGCCGGATGCGTGGGCATGGAAACCACAGCTCGCGAAACTCGGTGAGGCTCATGTCGCCTAGTCGATGTCGCTCAGCACTTTGTCGAGCGCGCCCTTGACCCGCTCGAGGTCCTTTTCGTGCTTGACCAGCATCGTCAGCGTGGATTCGACCAGGTCGCGGTCCAGGCTGTCGGCATTCAGAATGATGAGCGAACGCGCCCAGTCGAGGCTCTCCGACACGGAGGGCGCCTTGCGCAGGTCGAGCCCGCGGATGCGCTGCACGGTTGTCACGACGGTCTGGGCCAGCCGCTCGGAGATCTCCGGCACCTTCAGGCGGATGATGGCCAGCTCCTCGTCCGGCGGCGGGAAGTCGATGAAGAGGTGCAGGCACCGACGCTTGAGCCCGTCGGAAAGCTCGCGCGCGTTGTTCGAAGTCAGCACCACCAGCGGGATGTTCGTCGCCTTGATGGTGCCGAGCTCCGGCACCGACACCTGGAAGTCCGAAAGGACTTCAAGCAAGAACGCCTCGAATTCCGGCTCGGCCTTGTCGATCTCGTCGACCAGCAGGACGACGGGGTCGGGGGACTCGATGGCCTGAAGCAGCGGCCGCGGCGCGAGGAAGCGGTGAGAGAAGAAGGCATCGTCCTGGCCCGAGATCCTGGCGACGGCATCCGGCAGCGACGGCGCGTCGGCGATCAGCTCGCCGATGCGCTCGCGCAGCAGCTGGGTGTAGAGGAGCTGCTTGGCGTACTTCCACTCGTACAGCGCCTTGCCCTCGTCGAGCCCCTCGTAGCACTGCAGGCGGATCAGCCGCCGGTTGGTGATCTCGGCCAGGGTCTTGGCCAGCTCCGTCTTGCCGACGCCCGCTGGGCCTTCGACGAGCACCGGCCGTCCCATGCGCTCCGCCAGAAAGATCACGGTGCAGATTCGGCGGTTGGCGATGTAGCGAGCGTTCTTGAAGTGCTGCTGGACATCCTCCGGAGACTGGAACATGTGGGCTCCTGTATGAGTGAATTGGCGTGAAGTGTAGCACACTTGCGCGCCGCCGAAACCCTTGGGCCGATCGCTTGGCTCTTCCGTCTCCCAGGGCGATACTCGAAGGCATGAGTGAAATCGAGCAGAACGAAGGCGAGGCCCGCTCCTATCATCGGTGGCAGTTCAGGCTGGGCGCGCTCGGCATGTTCCTCACGGCGGGCTATCTCGTCGCGCTCCTCGTCACGGGAGCGGCCGCGCATCTCCGGGATCTGCTCGCCGCACTGACGCTCCACTGGTGGCAGGTCGTGCCGTCGGCCGTGCTGATCCTGGGGGCGGGTCATCAGCTCCTGACGCTCCCGGTCTCCTGGCTCGGCGGATTCTGGCTGCCGCGGCGCTATGGGCTGAGCCACCAACGGCTCGTCTCATGGCTGCGGGACAGGGCCAAGGGCGGTCTCATCGGAGTCGCGCTTGCGACGGCAGGGTCCCTCGTCGTGTACGGACTGCTCCGCTCGACGCCGTGGTGGTGGCTGTGGGCGGCAGCCGCCTTCTTCGCCGGCTACGCGCTACTGGCCTTCGTGACACCCGTCTGGCTCGTGCCCCTCTTCTACCGGCTGACACCGCTTGCCGACGGTGATCTCCGGTCGCGGCTCCTCCGGCTTGCCGAGCGCGCCCGCGTACCCGCCGTCGGCGTGTGGATCGCGGACCAGTCCCGCCGGAGCCGCACCGCCAATGCCGCCGTGACAGGTCTCGGCAGAACACGGCGCATCCTTCTCTTCGACACGCTCGTGAGCCGCTTCGAGCCGGAGGAGGTCGAGGCGGTGCTCGCCCACGAGCTCGGCCACCACGTCGCGGACGATCTCTGGCGTGGGCTTGCCGTTCAGGGCGCGGTCACGCTTGCGGCGTTCTGGGTCGCCGATCGCGCGCTCGCCGCGGGCGCGGGAGCGCTCGGGCTCTCGGGGCCGGCCGACATCGCGGGGCTCCCGCTCCTCGGCCTCGTGACGATGGCTGTCGGTCTGATCGCGCTCCCTGTCATCAACGGCTGGTCCCGGCGGGTCGAGACGCGGGCCGACGACTTCGCTCTCAGGCTGACTCAAAACGCCGCCGCATTCATCGCGGCCATGGAGCGGCTGGCCGACCTCAATCTTGCGGAGCGCGACCCACATTTTTTGAAGGAGCTGCTCTTGTATTCTCACCCTTCTGTGGGCCGACGGATAGCCCGCGCCAGAAATCGAGCGTGGTCAGAAGGCTGACACTGTTCGATTTCTTGCGCTGACACTTTGGCGGAGCGCCTGCGCCGGCCCTCCAACGTCCGCTGGCCACAGCCTGAAGCACCCCCCTAGCCTAGTGGCACCGGACTTGCTACCCTTGGGTCCTCATGCGCAACCACGAGCCCACGTCCCTGATCCGGCATCTCCAGGTCCTCCGCGCGGTCTCCGAAGCCGTGAGCCGGTCCCTCGACCTCAACGAGGTCGTGCAGCGCTCACTGGCGGCCCTCACCCATGTGACGGGACACGAGATCGCGAGCCTTCATCTGATCTCCGCCGACGGGAACAACATGCTTCTCCGTGGAGACCGTGGGCTCAGCGATAAGCTGCGCCGGGTCAACCTCGAGCTGCCCTTGGGCGAAGGTTTGATCGGCCGGGTGGCGCTGTCGGGGACCGCGCGGCGGGTGGACGACGCAAGCCTGGAAGAAGACCTGCTGCCGGCCGCCCGCGCGGCGGTTAGCTCCGACGGTATCCGCGGCTTCGTCTGCGTGCCGATCCGGGCCCGCCACCGCATCCTGGGCACCCTCTCGCTGGGCCGCCAGACGGAGGACCGCTTCACCGACGAAGAAGTCGCGCTGCTCGAGTGCGTCGCCGACCAGATCGGTCTCGCGATCGACAACGCGCGGCTCTACGGCGAGATCAACCACCAGCTGGACGACCTCCGCCGCGCCCAGGTCGAGGTGGTCAGGGCGGAGCGGCTGGCCGCCGTGAACGGCTTGGCGGCTGGCGTGGCGCACGAGATCAACAACCCGCTGACCATCATCATGGCCCAGCTGCACCTGCTGGCCCAGGGCGAGCTGGACCCGCAGATCGAGGAGGGGATGGGAGTCATCGACGCCGCCGCCAAACGCGCCGCCTCCATCGTGCGCGACTTGATCCTCTTCGCCGAGCACCGCCCGCCGCGGCGCTCGCGCTGCCAGGTGAGGGAGCAGGTCCGGGAGGTGGTGGCCTTCGAGGAGGCGCGGCTCGAGGCCGAAGGCATCACGGTGCGCGTGCACCTCGAGCCGGTGCCCGACATCTGGGCCGACCACAACCACCTTCAAGAGGTGCTGCTGCACGTGCTTCAGAACGCCCAGCATGCCGTGCGCGAGGCGCACACCGGCGGGGTCCTCTCGATCAGCGTCAAGCCGACGGCGACGGGCGTGCGCATCGAGGTAAAGGACGACGGACCCGGCATCCCGCCGGAGCACCTGCCCCGCATCTTCAACCCGTTCTTCACCACCAAGCAGCCGGGCGACGGGCGCGGCCTCGGCCTCTCCGTGGCGCACAGCATCATCACCGAGCACGGCGGCCGCATCTGGGCCGAGAACATCCCGGAGGGCGGCGCGGTCTTCACCATTGATCTGCCGATCGGCGAGCCCGAGCCGGCCCGCGAGCCCCTCCGCTTCGAATCCCGCCGCCTGTAGCGGTCCGGCCGCCGATAAGGGCCCATCTGCTTCGTTGACGCCCTCGGCTGCGGGCTCAACGTACAGGAGTACGCCTCGCCCGCAGCCTTCGGGCGTCGCCTCGCATCTGGACCCTTCTCGACGGCCTTCACGGTAGCGGGTCCTCGACAAAGCTCAGCCCGGGCGGTAGAGTGGGCGCGCGTTGCCCCTGCGCGAACCCTCTCACCCCCGGAGGCCCGGATGAGCACAGTCAAAGACGCCATCTCGCAGGCGGTAGACCGCCTCGCTGACGAGCTGGACACCCTGTCGAAGAAGATCCACGACAACCCGGAGCTCGCGTACCAGGAAGTCAAAGCCTGCGCCTGGCTCTCGGAGTTCCTCGGCAAGCAGGGCTTCAAGGTCGAGCAGGGCGTGGGCGGCGTGGAGACGGCCTTCCGTGCCACGATCGAGACCGGCGAGGGGCCGACCGTCGCGATCCTCTGCGAGTACGACGCGCTCCCCGGCATCGGGCACGCCTGCGGCCACAATGTCATCGCGACCTCGGGCGCGGGCGCCGGCGCGGCGCTCGCGGCCGTCAAGGGCCAGCTGCCCAAGGGGCGCGTCCAGGTGATCGGGACTCCGGCGGAGGAGGGCGGCGGCGGCAAGATCAAGCTCATCAAGGCGGGCGTGTTCAAGGACGTGGATGCCGCCATGATGATCCACGGCTTCGACCGCACGCTGCTACACCAGGACCTGCTCGGCATCGCGCGCGCGACGTTGGAGTTCAGGGGCAAGGCCTCGCACGCGTCGGCCGACCCGTGGGAGGGCGTCAACGCGCTGGATGCCTGCGTTCAGACGTACAACGCCGTCTCCATGCTGCGCCAGCAGGTGCGCCCCGATTGCCGAATTCAC encodes the following:
- a CDS encoding ATP-binding protein, with product MRNHEPTSLIRHLQVLRAVSEAVSRSLDLNEVVQRSLAALTHVTGHEIASLHLISADGNNMLLRGDRGLSDKLRRVNLELPLGEGLIGRVALSGTARRVDDASLEEDLLPAARAAVSSDGIRGFVCVPIRARHRILGTLSLGRQTEDRFTDEEVALLECVADQIGLAIDNARLYGEINHQLDDLRRAQVEVVRAERLAAVNGLAAGVAHEINNPLTIIMAQLHLLAQGELDPQIEEGMGVIDAAAKRAASIVRDLILFAEHRPPRRSRCQVREQVREVVAFEEARLEAEGITVRVHLEPVPDIWADHNHLQEVLLHVLQNAQHAVREAHTGGVLSISVKPTATGVRIEVKDDGPGIPPEHLPRIFNPFFTTKQPGDGRGLGLSVAHSIITEHGGRIWAENIPEGGAVFTIDLPIGEPEPAREPLRFESRRL
- a CDS encoding VWA domain-containing protein; the protein is MDQRILEFIGDLRRAELRISPSEAMDALSATSEIGLEHRDTFKAALASTLVKESRDLPTFDRLFDLYFLDLEALGAGLKKALGPEDPRIQQMLDQLMAQENMEMDELTELMLRGEGTDMEMAIRGQGQGAGLERLMYFLQIGYFSRRIYDKFDWEAIERDLSRIMQLLEAQGMDPGMLARIRNYLDLRLEAFRRMIRQHVERELERRAYRQGEKLTREVLTDKPLFALSPDEVAQMKAVVARLARKIKDALALRQRQEEKGRLDSRRTIRKSLQYGGVPMELRFRRRHREKPKLVTLCDVSDSVRNASRFMLQLVWSLQECFSRMRSYVFVSEIAEVTQAFKTYPVDHAIEWALKSSPVDYHCRSDFGYAFSRFVRTEIDSLDRKTTVLVLGDARNNYNDPQAWAIRQIRERVKGIIWLNPEGQWGWGIGDSVMPLYSPACDIVKECRTVGQLVQVVDQLVHSWWRRGR
- a CDS encoding M48 family metallopeptidase, whose protein sequence is MSEIEQNEGEARSYHRWQFRLGALGMFLTAGYLVALLVTGAAAHLRDLLAALTLHWWQVVPSAVLILGAGHQLLTLPVSWLGGFWLPRRYGLSHQRLVSWLRDRAKGGLIGVALATAGSLVVYGLLRSTPWWWLWAAAAFFAGYALLAFVTPVWLVPLFYRLTPLADGDLRSRLLRLAERARVPAVGVWIADQSRRSRTANAAVTGLGRTRRILLFDTLVSRFEPEEVEAVLAHELGHHVADDLWRGLAVQGAVTLAAFWVADRALAAGAGALGLSGPADIAGLPLLGLVTMAVGLIALPVINGWSRRVETRADDFALRLTQNAAAFIAAMERLADLNLAERDPHFLKELLLYSHPSVGRRIARARNRAWSEG
- a CDS encoding M20 family metallopeptidase — protein: MSTVKDAISQAVDRLADELDTLSKKIHDNPELAYQEVKACAWLSEFLGKQGFKVEQGVGGVETAFRATIETGEGPTVAILCEYDALPGIGHACGHNVIATSGAGAGAALAAVKGQLPKGRVQVIGTPAEEGGGGKIKLIKAGVFKDVDAAMMIHGFDRTLLHQDLLGIARATLEFRGKASHASADPWEGVNALDACVQTYNAVSMLRQQVRPDCRIHGIITSGGAAANIIPEYASAVFYVRAPSIDTMWDLYRRVIACAEGAAKASGCELKVTQHDSVYEPMKSSRVLLDLFKANMTAVGLKEGEPIPDRKGSSDVGNVSQVLPTIQPMIGIAPEGMAIHTRDFADAAVKPLARQGMIAAAKTMAMTTFDLLAEPARIKAAKKEFMRP
- a CDS encoding MoxR family ATPase — translated: MFQSPEDVQQHFKNARYIANRRICTVIFLAERMGRPVLVEGPAGVGKTELAKTLAEITNRRLIRLQCYEGLDEGKALYEWKYAKQLLYTQLLRERIGELIADAPSLPDAVARISGQDDAFFSHRFLAPRPLLQAIESPDPVVLLVDEIDKAEPEFEAFLLEVLSDFQVSVPELGTIKATNIPLVVLTSNNARELSDGLKRRCLHLFIDFPPPDEELAIIRLKVPEISERLAQTVVTTVQRIRGLDLRKAPSVSESLDWARSLIILNADSLDRDLVESTLTMLVKHEKDLERVKGALDKVLSDID